In Citrus sinensis cultivar Valencia sweet orange chromosome 4, DVS_A1.0, whole genome shotgun sequence, one DNA window encodes the following:
- the LOC102621886 gene encoding probable WRKY transcription factor 75, which translates to MENYQTYFPTAAAAAAAACSSSASLDRMNNSNSNAEFQGYNDHKPSGFLGLLSGMEVNPAAASLNGDGNINSENKSFTNNIGSENGEKMGKIKKGEKKVRKPRYAFQTRSQVDILDDGYRWRKYGQKAVKNNKFPRSYYRCTHQGCNVKKQVQRLTKDEGVVVTTYEGMHSHPIERSTDNFEHILNQMQIYTSY; encoded by the exons ATGGAGAATTACCAAACATATTTTCCAACAGCGGCGGCGGCGGCAGCGGCAGCTTGCTCATCTTCAGCGTCATTAGATAGAAtgaataatagtaatagtaatgcCGAGTTCCAAGGCTACAACGACCACAAGCCAAGTGGGTTCTTGGGATTATTGTCGGGGATGGAAGTTAATCCGGCAGCGGCAAGCTTGAATGGGGACGGCAACATTAATTCTGAGAATAAAAGCTTTACTAATAATATAGGGTCTGAAAACGGAGAGAAAATGGGAAAGATTAAAAAGGGAGAGAAGAAGGTGAGAAAGCCAAGATATGCTTTTCAAACACGAAGCCAAGTTGATATACTTGATGATGGCTATAGATGGCGAAAGTATGGCCAAAAAGCTGTTAAAAACAACAAGTTTCCAAG AAGCTACTACCGATGCACGCATCAAGGCTGCAATGTGAAGAAGCAAGTTCAACGACTAACCAAAGATGAAGGAGTTGTGGTGACAACTTACGAAGGAATGCATTCGCATCCCATCGAGAGATCAACTGATAACTTCGAACACATCTTGAACCAGATGCAAATCTACACTTCTTATTAA
- the LOC102622175 gene encoding sphingosine-1-phosphate lyase isoform X1 — protein sequence MDFSSAKSSLIRFRASANSFLSQYEPVILLLAPLLTLLVARVLQSFLDAVREKGFKQTFVAFFMSSIKLVPGVNKYIEAEKQKVVDKMQSGVKSKREGWWTELPRAGLGVGVVEKLKEEKGKDVVWQGKCSGTVYIGGSEAEGHFSLINEACSMFAHTNPLHLDIFQSVARFEAEVIAMTAALLGNKEKASGGQVCGNMTSGGTESILLAVKSSRDYMRNKRGITRPEMIIPVSAHSAYDKAAQYFNIKLWRVPVDKEFRADVKAIKQYINRNTVLIVGSAPGFPHGIIDPIQELGELALSHGTCLHVDLCLGGFVLPFAKKLGYPIPPFDFSVQGVTSISVDVHKYGLAPKGTSVVLYRNREIRKHQFVAVTEWSGGLYVSPTVAGSRPGGLIAGAWAALMSLGQEGYLENTKAIMEVSESIQKGIKEIPELFIIGRPDMTIVAFGSDVVDIFEVNDIMSSKGWHLNPLQRPNSIHICVTLQHVAVVDVFLRDLRESVETVKQNPGPANGSLAPIYGAAGRMPDRGMVNELLVNYMDSTC from the exons ATGGATTTTTCTTCTGCGAAATCGTCTTTGATTCGTTTCAGAGCTTCtgccaattcatttttgtcgCAGTACGAACCTGTCATTCTGCTTCTTGCCCCGCTCCTCACTCTCCTCGTCGCGCGTGTACTTCAATCGTTCCTTGACGCCGTTCGCGAGAAAGGATTCAAGCAAACTTTCGTGGCGTTCTTCATGAGCTCAATCAA GTTGGTTCCTGGTGTTAATAAATACATTGAAGCGGAGAAACAGAAG GTTGTGGACAAGATGCAGTCTGGTGTTAAATCCAAAAGAGAGGGCTGGTGGACAGAGTTACCTAGGGCAGGGTTAGGAGTAGGAGTCGTAGAGAAACTGAAAGAGGAAAAGGGAAAAGATGTTGTTTGGCAAGGAAAATGTTCTGGTACAGT CTATATTGGAGGAAGTGAAGCTGAAGGACATTTTTCCTTGATCAATGAGGCGTGTTCAAT GTTTGCACATACCAATCCATTGCATTTAGATATATTCCAGAGTGTAGCTCGATTTGAGGCAGAAGTTATTGCAATGACAGCTGCTCTCCTTGGCAATAAAGAAAAGGCTTCTGGAGGACAAGTGTGTGGAAACATGACATCAGGAGGAACTGAAAGTATACTATTAGCTGTGAAATCATCACGTGACTATATGAGAAATAAGAGGGGGATTACGAGGCCTGAAAT GATCATACCTGTTTCTGCACATTCAGCTTATGACAAAGCTGCTcagtattttaatatcaagCTGTGGCGTGTACCTGTTGATAAAGAATTTCGAGCTGATGTCAAAGCAATAAAGCAATATATAAACAGAAACACCGTTTTG ATTGTTGGTTCTGCACCTGGATTTCCTCATGGAATCATCGACCCTATTCAG GAGCTTGGTGAGCTGGCTTTAAGTCATGGAACGTGTCTCCATGTTGACCTTTGTCTTGGTGGCTTTGTGTTACCTTTCGCTAAAAAACTGGG GTATCCGATTCCACCATTTGACTTTTCTGTCCAAGGGGTAACCTCAATATCAGTGGATGTGCATAAATATGGATTGGCTCCAAAAGGAACAAGCGTAGTCCTGTACAGAAATCGCGAAATTAGAAAG CATCAATTTGTTGCTG TTACTGAGTGGTCAGGTGGATTATATGTGTCTCCAACCGTAGCTGGAAGTAGGCCTGGGGGTTTGATTGCTGGGGCTTGGGCAGCACTGATGTCTCTGGGGCAAGAAG GATACTTGGAAAACACCAAGGCTATCATGGAAGTGTCGGAGAGCATACAGAAGGG AATAAAGGAGATTCCTGAGTTATTCATCATTGGAAGACCAGACATGACAATTGTGGCATTTGGATCTGATGTTGTCGATATATTTGAAGTCAACGATATCATGTCTTCCAAAGGCTGGCATTTGAATCCATTGCAAAGACCCAACAG CATTCACATCTGTGTTACCCTTCAACATGTAGCTGTTGTTGACGTTTTCCTTAGAGATTTAAGGGAATCTGTTGAAACT GTAAAACAAAATCCCGGTCCTGCAAATGGTAGTCTAGCTCCCATATATGGTGCTGCAGGGAGAATGCCAGATCGAGGCATGGTTAATGAATTGTTGGTAAATTACATGGATAGTACATGCTAA
- the LOC102622478 gene encoding protein LAZY 1-like: MKLLGWMHRKFRQNSSEPLKDFGIGNACNCLTGQPSLDDQQCYPKPTYGNKPFRQQQQAQKDQYLRKSFAGLEAAARAEDSELDYDQEDSSSAISELFHGFLAIGTLGNSDTNILNPSTPTFGISVENITEQETEVTENELKLINDELEKVLGAEANKEDGCNDSSGRNSHVSNGRSSHGSTITLSGKPIEGPETNGNGFTVCPLQGYLFGSAIELSETTTAVAKKEHRTSLGELFQRTKLSDQENPGSKCERDQEKRIDKEADKSSLHIMKKILKKKMLHASRSSNATAGGTVDSSSAETKLHKILHMFHRKVHPESSAATKKNGKPMKRENRKSSSHHEAVQDNGGQILVPADEDPQTNLSKEKIRRYKSQSNPPQFTISGSDSNGNREFWIKTDADYLVLEL, encoded by the exons ATGAAG TTACTAGGTTGGATGCACCGTAAGTTTCGGCAAAATAGCAGTGAACCACTCAAAGACTTTGGAATTG GGAATGCTTGTAACTGTCTTACAGGGCAGCCATCACTGGATGACCAGCAATGCTACCCAAAGCCAACCTATGGTAACAAACCGTTCAGGCAGCAGCAGCAAGCTCAGAAAGATCAATACCTTCGAAAGTCTTTTGCCGGTCTAGAAGCAGCAGCTCGAGCAGAAGATTCAGAATTGGACTATGATCAAGAAGACTCATCATCTGCAATATCTGAGCTATTTCATGGCTTTCTTGCAATTGGTACTCTTGGTAATTCGGACACCAACATCCTCAATCCTTCAACCCCAACGTTTGGCATATCAGTTGAAAATATAACTGAACAGGAAACTGAAGTGACGGAGAATGAACTTAAGCTCATTAATGATGAGTTGGAGAAGGTTCTCGGGGCTGAAGCTAATAAAGAAGATGGTTGCAATGACTCGTCTGGAAGAAACAGTCATGTGAGCAATGGGAGAAGCAGCCATGGCAGCACTATTACACTCAGTGGAAAGCCAATTGAAGGTCCTGAGACAAATGGAAATGGCTTCACAGTGTGTCCACTGCAGGGCTATCTTTTTGGGTCAGCAATTGAGTTGTCTGAAACGACAACAGCAGTGGCAAAGAAGGAACACAGGACCTCCCTTGGAGAGCTGTTTCAGAGGACAAAACTATCAGATCAGGAGAATCCTGGCAGTAAATGCGAGAGAGATCAGGAGAAGCGAATTGACAAAGAAGCTGATAAATCTAGTCTGCATATCATGAAGAAGAttctgaagaagaaaatgctcCATGCTTCCAGGAGCTCCAATGCAACTGCTGGTGGGACTGTTGATTCGTCTTCAGCAGAAACAAAACTGCACAAG ATCCTGCACATGTTCCACAGAAAAGTTCACCCTGAAAGCTCAGCAGCAACAAAAAAGAATGGAAAGCCCATGAAAAGGGAGAACAGGAAGAGCAGCAGCCATCATGAAGCAGTCCAGGACAATGGAGGACAGATATTGGTTCCTGCAGATGAGGACCCACAGACAAACCtttcaaaagagaaaataagacGCTACAAGAGCCAATCAAACCCACCCCAATTCACGATTAGCGGCAGCGATTCCAATGGAAACCGAGAGTTCTGGATCAAAACAGACGCAGACT ACCTGGTGTTGGAGCTCTAA
- the LOC102622175 gene encoding sphingosine-1-phosphate lyase isoform X2 has product MFCYIGGSEAEGHFSLINEACSMFAHTNPLHLDIFQSVARFEAEVIAMTAALLGNKEKASGGQVCGNMTSGGTESILLAVKSSRDYMRNKRGITRPEMIIPVSAHSAYDKAAQYFNIKLWRVPVDKEFRADVKAIKQYINRNTVLIVGSAPGFPHGIIDPIQELGELALSHGTCLHVDLCLGGFVLPFAKKLGYPIPPFDFSVQGVTSISVDVHKYGLAPKGTSVVLYRNREIRKHQFVAVTEWSGGLYVSPTVAGSRPGGLIAGAWAALMSLGQEGYLENTKAIMEVSESIQKGIKEIPELFIIGRPDMTIVAFGSDVVDIFEVNDIMSSKGWHLNPLQRPNSIHICVTLQHVAVVDVFLRDLRESVETVKQNPGPANGSLAPIYGAAGRMPDRGMVNELLVNYMDSTC; this is encoded by the exons ATGTTCTG CTATATTGGAGGAAGTGAAGCTGAAGGACATTTTTCCTTGATCAATGAGGCGTGTTCAAT GTTTGCACATACCAATCCATTGCATTTAGATATATTCCAGAGTGTAGCTCGATTTGAGGCAGAAGTTATTGCAATGACAGCTGCTCTCCTTGGCAATAAAGAAAAGGCTTCTGGAGGACAAGTGTGTGGAAACATGACATCAGGAGGAACTGAAAGTATACTATTAGCTGTGAAATCATCACGTGACTATATGAGAAATAAGAGGGGGATTACGAGGCCTGAAAT GATCATACCTGTTTCTGCACATTCAGCTTATGACAAAGCTGCTcagtattttaatatcaagCTGTGGCGTGTACCTGTTGATAAAGAATTTCGAGCTGATGTCAAAGCAATAAAGCAATATATAAACAGAAACACCGTTTTG ATTGTTGGTTCTGCACCTGGATTTCCTCATGGAATCATCGACCCTATTCAG GAGCTTGGTGAGCTGGCTTTAAGTCATGGAACGTGTCTCCATGTTGACCTTTGTCTTGGTGGCTTTGTGTTACCTTTCGCTAAAAAACTGGG GTATCCGATTCCACCATTTGACTTTTCTGTCCAAGGGGTAACCTCAATATCAGTGGATGTGCATAAATATGGATTGGCTCCAAAAGGAACAAGCGTAGTCCTGTACAGAAATCGCGAAATTAGAAAG CATCAATTTGTTGCTG TTACTGAGTGGTCAGGTGGATTATATGTGTCTCCAACCGTAGCTGGAAGTAGGCCTGGGGGTTTGATTGCTGGGGCTTGGGCAGCACTGATGTCTCTGGGGCAAGAAG GATACTTGGAAAACACCAAGGCTATCATGGAAGTGTCGGAGAGCATACAGAAGGG AATAAAGGAGATTCCTGAGTTATTCATCATTGGAAGACCAGACATGACAATTGTGGCATTTGGATCTGATGTTGTCGATATATTTGAAGTCAACGATATCATGTCTTCCAAAGGCTGGCATTTGAATCCATTGCAAAGACCCAACAG CATTCACATCTGTGTTACCCTTCAACATGTAGCTGTTGTTGACGTTTTCCTTAGAGATTTAAGGGAATCTGTTGAAACT GTAAAACAAAATCCCGGTCCTGCAAATGGTAGTCTAGCTCCCATATATGGTGCTGCAGGGAGAATGCCAGATCGAGGCATGGTTAATGAATTGTTGGTAAATTACATGGATAGTACATGCTAA